The region ACAGCCGTATCTCGTTATGCAAAGTCTTACCGAAGACTCGGATGTACTAGCTGCGACCTGGAacgtgtgacctctgacctcatcgccccctcccccgtctccTCCGGCAGCGATAGGCAACGCGTACGCCGTGCTTAGCAACCCGGAGAAGCGGCTGCAGTACGACCAGGTCGGCGAGGCGCCGCCCACGGAGGCCACGGCCCAACAGAGCGCCTACGCCCGCCACGGCGGCCATCACCGCAACTTCTACCGCGACTTTGAGGCGGACATCTCCCCCGAGGAGCTCTTCAACGCCTTCTTCGGCGGCAGGTTTCCCACGGGTGAgtccggggggtgggggtctcaCAAGGGGGCTGGGGATCAGTACAGCCCCTGTGGGGAACGGTTCCATAACATCCAGCTGTTGATGTCATGAACCCCGAAATAGGTGGGGCTATCTTTTCATGTGTTATAAGGTGATGGAAGGTCCTAAGGTTCAGCTCAGCCTCAGTCTCTCATCACTGCTGATAAGTGCTGTTATGcagttaataataatatgggtcagaaaagtctcccaaaataGGAAGATTTTAGTTCCAAGACTGGAAAGAACAGAGACCATAAAGGTGGTAAACACGGAGCTTCCTATTGGCAGGAAGACCACCGTATCCATTTGATTCACCACAATATCACGGGTGCTGACACGACATGCTAGGAGTGAGAGCAGCGCCTCATCCACCCTGAAACTGAAGGCTTCTCGCTGGTCTCCCGACAGGAAACATCCACGTGTACAGCAACAGAGGGGCGACCTACGCGCACTACTACCAGCCGCGCCGGCGGCGCATGAACGAGCGGAGAGAGGACGACGTGGAGGACAACCGCAGTCAGGTGGGCCGCCTGTCAATCACGCCGGCGCTGACGGTTAACCTGCAGCGTGATGTAAACTTTACATCGCTCGttgcctttttttaatgtcagctTCGTATTAGTTTTGTGTGCAAGTTGGCAATCAGGTAAGTACAATTAGTTCTGCCTGTGATGCGTAacggtgacatcacaaaggcaATCAGCCGTTTAAGGTGGACATGGTAATACGTCAGTGCTGGCATTCACGGTGAGGGCccatttgtttctgttcttaAATAATCTGCATACTAATCTAGAACAAATTCATACCTGCTATTTATGTGTAAGGAAAAATGACAGAGGCCATTCAATGGTTGTGCTTTACGTATGACAGGACGTTTCAGTTGCTGTGAAAAGAGACCATGGAATTAAACGTAGTTGAGATTAAATTGATCCCACAAATGGAAATGGAAGATAAAAGCCCATTGAAGCAACTGTGAGTTCCTCACTGTGAGAGCCAGTTCGCGTTTGCTCccaggggttagggttagggttagaagtggggggggagggtgtaaTGTATGGACTGAACTGAAGGTGGCgttgtgttgtttattgtcACATTTCTCCCAACAGCAAAACACCTTCACAGCCTTCCTGCAGCTACTGCCTGTCCTGGTTCTGATTCTTATCTCCGTGGTGACGCAGCTGATGGCCACAAACCCTCCTTATAGCCTCTTCTACAAACCGTAAGTCAGCTGCACCTAGCAACAATGGCACCAAATATAAAAGGTGCCACACAGGGTCCAGTACTTCTGTTGTGTGCCGCAAGAGGTTGTGGATTACATCCATTTCTGTGCTTCAAGACACCTGGTCAGGGAgcttatcatttttttcccttcactgaATCTTTACATGCAGTTAGATATTTACAGACATCGTAAAGTCAGCATAAGAGATGGATTCATCTGTCTGCAATGTGGCAAGGGGTGTCCGttcatctgtctgtgagttGAGGGAAcgctgtgtgagtgtctgtatgGAAACAATATCTGTGTGTGGCGTGGAAAGAGTATGGGCTGTCCTCTGTGAGGGAACAGTGtcaccctgtctgtctgtctgttggtctgtctatctgtctgtgcaGTGAGAGAAGAGCACTTGTCCATTTGTCTGTCCAGGAAAGGTAACGACGTCTTGACTCTTACCATGCAGATCCATGGGCCTGGTGGTTTCCCGGGAGACCCAGCACATGGGCGTGCCCTATTATGTGGACAAAGGCTTCCAGAAGGAGTACAAGGGGGCggccctgcaggagctggagaagtcCGTGGAGAGCGACTACGTGGAGTACCTGCAGAACAGCTGCTGGAAGGAGAAGCAGCAGAGTAAGGTCCTGCAGGGCTCTGACACCTCGCTAGGAGAGTCTACTGTTTCTCACTGCTCCTCCCAGCTCCTTTTAAAGTTTAAGGTGAAAACCGAAgacagcagaccctgtggctctgcaAGACCAGGACTAGGGCTGGGGACCCCTTGCTTTGGATTACTGCAGGCTTTCACTGCACCCCATAAAGTGGGGTCAAAGcgttccctctttctctccaatCTGTGCCACCCCCAGTACAGCTTCATCTCTGCAGACCAAATCTAGTCCCCCATTTAAGTAGCTAATTTAATTCCTCCCTCTGCCTCGGTTCATTGGTGGCGAGTGATTCTGGCATGGAATGactgtagagcaggggtgttaaacttcagtcctggagggccacagtgtctactggttttcagtgtgtttcaccATGAGTGAATATTAAAGTCACAGACTGGCTaaggagtccacacaccttgttcttgATGCCTTAATCGGCTACTGTTTGAAAGGAAGCCACTAATTTCTAGGACTGGAGCTTGACACCCCTGCTGCAGAGTGTGTCcatacaagttttttttatgactCCGCCTTGACTGCTCCCTCCAGAATCGGACCTGGCGAACCTGGGCCAGCTGTACCGCGACGAGAGACTGAAACAGAAGGCGGAGTCCATGAAGCTGGAGAACTGCGACAAGCTGTACCGCATCGTGGGGCGACAGCGGGGCGAatgaacaggaggaggaggaggaggagggcggagccCAACACGGAGGCACGTAGGCAGCGCACAGAAAGTGTCACCGTTTGCGTTTGTAGCAGCATTTCTTTTTATCCattatatttagattttaatttaactgaCGGGTTTGGTAGCTACTTTGTTAGCGCGAGCAGCTCGAGTACGAGTgtctgccctcctctctctgttttcggAAGGGataaagagaggaggaggtgcagcggGGCGGAAGAGCTCCCAGCGCTCTGGGAGCAGCTAGTCGTGCCTGTTCTGTCTCGGGAGTGAAGCAGGGTGGGTAATGTAGTGTCACTACATGGGCCTTTGCTCTGCTGAggcctgtttttatttccttacATTAAGGAATAGGGTTATGATAACAGCGACGCTCGCGCTTCTGTTTGCATTCAGTATCATTTCACAGCCATCCCGCCTGAGTGTTTCGctagtttattatttattcatgtatttaatcagttaatttaatttagatttatttgtCACAAGGCACATTTTATTATatctataatttatttataaacatttaggctatgaattcaattttagtttttttaattgcaagGTTTAAGCCAGAGGGCTCAAATTTTACGCAACACAGCCCTAGACTCCAGTGGTCAGGAAAGAGTCGGGTTTGAAAATGGAGGTTGTAAACATGGTAAATCCCCTCAGACACATCGGCACGTTTCAGAGGAACTTTGTTTCAGTGGCCTGAGGGGGGTTCCAAAagctttatttacatttttttttacattattcagAAATTAATAACCAGTCCTGTGCACTTTTCAAGGATTTAAATGTCTTTCAACTCTCCTGAATCATCACTGCATGTGGTGTCTGAGTGATACCCACACCTAAGCACCTCTTCTCCATTTCCCAAACATTAACGTTTTCATATTCATAGACCGAATGCAGTATAGACAATTCAGCAatgaaagatagagagagagagagagagagagagagagagagagagagagagaatgggggagtATGGGCAGTAATCCCTTTTCTGGGATTTTTCATACTGTCATTTGTCAGAGACAATTGTTGGAAAGACAGGTGTGCTCGTATAATTGACTCTtcagacattacatttttacatgccgCGTATCTgatggttttctttttcccttctctctttttttttctttagccaGGAGTctttaaaacttaatttatcCTTTGACCTTAGACCCACGTACTCACTGTCAAATGCATAAACCCTGTACTAATGGGGATGGGTGGGGTGTGCAGAAATTGGCCAATCGTATTTGCCGTTTCCTGATGGAGGAGGGTTCGGTCCACGGTCAGCTGtgcgtgtgggcgtggccatgcGCGTGCGCAGATGTATGT is a window of Anguilla rostrata isolate EN2019 chromosome 9, ASM1855537v3, whole genome shotgun sequence DNA encoding:
- the dnajc18 gene encoding dnaJ homolog subfamily C member 18, producing the protein MDKEESDRLIEKAKLCLRSGRREKALQLLYEAQKIFPSTRARVLIDAILRNGSAAGEGGRAHDLRFRRGSEEEEDETERVRGGSDRSKAYTEEQQQGVYRIKKCKDFYEILGVPKDASDEDLKKAYRKLALRFHPDKNCAPGATEAFKAIGNAYAVLSNPEKRLQYDQVGEAPPTEATAQQSAYARHGGHHRNFYRDFEADISPEELFNAFFGGRFPTGNIHVYSNRGATYAHYYQPRRRRMNERREDDVEDNRSQQNTFTAFLQLLPVLVLILISVVTQLMATNPPYSLFYKPSMGLVVSRETQHMGVPYYVDKGFQKEYKGAALQELEKSVESDYVEYLQNSCWKEKQQKSDLANLGQLYRDERLKQKAESMKLENCDKLYRIVGRQRGE